In Saccharicrinis fermentans DSM 9555 = JCM 21142, a genomic segment contains:
- a CDS encoding phosphatidate cytidylyltransferase translates to MNNFWQRVLTGILFVIVVAGGIFYHPFSFFAVFFLVVIAGIYELNGLLEAAQIKTNFLSALSIGVFVYVATFLTQSGISDFAVFYLLIPIVLLVFIKELFDMDDKPLERIGSSLLCAVYIGVPLAMLNSLAFVKGIYHFELPLAVFILVWINDTGAYLSGVSIGKHKFFERISPKKTWEGTVGGFLLTLMGGYVISLFWKDLNVVQWITLGGIVSIMAVLGDLIESLFKRSIGIKDSGNIFPGHGGVLDRFDAVIFAIPMAVFYIEVIVR, encoded by the coding sequence ATGAATAATTTTTGGCAACGAGTTCTTACGGGTATCCTTTTTGTTATTGTAGTAGCAGGTGGAATTTTTTATCATCCATTCTCCTTTTTTGCTGTATTTTTTTTGGTTGTAATTGCCGGAATATACGAGCTTAATGGCTTGCTGGAAGCTGCCCAAATAAAAACCAATTTTTTGTCTGCTTTGTCCATCGGAGTTTTTGTGTATGTAGCTACCTTTCTTACGCAATCAGGAATATCTGATTTCGCTGTCTTTTATTTGCTTATACCTATTGTATTATTGGTTTTTATCAAGGAATTGTTCGATATGGATGATAAGCCATTGGAACGTATTGGCTCTAGTTTGTTGTGTGCTGTGTATATTGGTGTACCATTGGCCATGTTAAATTCATTGGCTTTTGTGAAAGGGATATATCATTTTGAATTGCCGCTCGCTGTGTTTATACTGGTTTGGATAAACGACACGGGGGCTTACTTGTCTGGTGTGAGCATAGGCAAACATAAGTTTTTTGAAAGAATATCTCCTAAAAAAACCTGGGAAGGAACCGTAGGTGGTTTTTTGCTTACATTGATGGGCGGTTATGTAATATCCTTATTTTGGAAAGATTTAAATGTGGTACAGTGGATTACGTTGGGAGGTATTGTTTCTATAATGGCGGTATTGGGGGATCTTATTGAATCCTTGTTTAAAAGAAGTATTGGTATTAAAGATTCGGGTAATATTTTTCCAGGACATGGAGGTGTCCTAGATAGGTTTGATGCGGTAATATTTGCAATTCCCATGGCCGTTTTCTATATAGAAGTGATTGTTAGATAA
- the ftsH gene encoding ATP-dependent zinc metalloprotease FtsH: protein MSEEQKQKNEPVNQGGNNSNPKFPKFNGYWIYGIILLLMISFFMVNQEEVVKKMPYSKFTDQVLPSGDIEMLTVITNESALEVTIKSDKLENYRDEFGDNFSSLMEGGPHFLVKVPSVDSFVEDLRRVEQSQQISIPNRYEQRSNYFNEVLSFLWPLILLLIIWVFIFRRMGAQGGGGGAGNIFNVGKSRAKVFDKESNINVNFLDVAGLAEAKQELEEIVSFLKRPEKYTNLGGKIPKGALLVGPPGTGKTLLAKAVAGEANVPFFSMSGSDFVEMFVGVGASRVRDLFKKAKEKAPCIVFIDEIDAIGRARGKSPSMGANDERENTLNQLLTEMDGFGTNSGVIILAATNRADILDRALMRAGRFDRQIHVELPDINERKQIFEVHLRPLKLSEEVKSEFLAKQTPGFSGADIANVCNEAALIAARGDKTIVEKEDFLSAVDRIVGGLEKKNKIISKDEKRAIAYHEAGHAATSWLLEYAHPLVKVTIVPRGKALGAAWYLPEERQLTTTEQMLDEMCSALAGRAAEELEFGKISTGALNDLEKVTKQAYAMIAYYGMGRGLGNVSYFDSSGQNEYGFTKPYSEDTAQVIDQEVSKLIEEQYQRAKDILRSNKDKHAQLANLLLEREVIFSEDLEAIFGKRKVNKHIVQLDDNGHESSEAPKSETDQSKDASPDTESEKE from the coding sequence ATGAGCGAAGAGCAAAAACAAAAGAACGAACCTGTTAATCAGGGAGGAAACAATTCAAATCCAAAGTTTCCAAAGTTCAATGGGTACTGGATATATGGCATTATTTTACTTCTAATGATTTCCTTTTTTATGGTTAATCAAGAGGAGGTAGTGAAGAAAATGCCTTACAGTAAATTTACGGATCAGGTTTTACCATCAGGTGATATAGAAATGTTAACGGTGATTACCAATGAAAGTGCATTGGAAGTGACTATTAAAAGTGATAAGCTGGAAAACTACAGAGATGAGTTTGGAGATAATTTTTCTTCACTGATGGAAGGAGGCCCTCATTTTTTAGTGAAGGTGCCTTCTGTGGATAGCTTTGTGGAAGATCTGCGTCGTGTTGAACAGAGTCAGCAGATATCTATTCCAAATCGTTATGAGCAACGATCCAATTACTTTAATGAGGTGCTGAGTTTTCTTTGGCCTCTGATATTATTGTTGATTATTTGGGTTTTTATTTTCAGAAGAATGGGTGCCCAAGGTGGCGGCGGTGGTGCTGGAAATATTTTTAATGTTGGTAAATCCCGCGCTAAGGTTTTCGATAAGGAATCAAATATTAATGTTAATTTTCTGGATGTGGCTGGATTGGCTGAGGCCAAGCAGGAGTTGGAAGAGATAGTGTCTTTTTTGAAAAGACCGGAAAAATATACCAACCTCGGCGGTAAAATACCTAAAGGAGCATTACTAGTAGGTCCTCCCGGAACGGGAAAGACTTTGTTGGCCAAGGCTGTGGCCGGAGAAGCTAATGTGCCATTCTTTAGTATGTCGGGTTCTGATTTTGTGGAGATGTTTGTGGGAGTGGGAGCTTCCAGAGTGAGAGACTTGTTTAAAAAAGCCAAGGAAAAGGCACCTTGTATTGTATTTATCGATGAGATAGATGCCATAGGTCGGGCTCGTGGTAAAAGTCCTAGCATGGGAGCCAATGATGAACGTGAGAATACACTTAATCAATTGCTGACCGAGATGGATGGTTTTGGTACTAATTCTGGCGTGATTATTTTAGCTGCGACAAACCGTGCCGATATTTTAGATCGTGCATTGATGAGAGCGGGTCGTTTTGACCGTCAAATTCATGTGGAGCTGCCTGATATAAATGAAAGAAAGCAGATTTTTGAGGTGCATTTACGCCCATTAAAATTGAGCGAAGAGGTGAAATCTGAGTTTCTGGCCAAGCAGACTCCTGGATTTTCTGGAGCCGACATTGCCAATGTATGTAATGAAGCGGCGTTGATAGCTGCCCGTGGTGATAAAACAATAGTGGAGAAAGAGGACTTCTTAAGTGCAGTGGATAGAATCGTTGGTGGCCTTGAAAAGAAAAATAAAATCATATCTAAAGACGAGAAAAGAGCCATCGCTTATCATGAAGCAGGTCATGCCGCCACCAGTTGGTTGTTGGAATATGCCCATCCTTTGGTTAAGGTTACTATTGTTCCAAGAGGTAAGGCATTGGGTGCAGCCTGGTATCTTCCCGAAGAAAGGCAATTAACAACTACCGAGCAGATGTTAGACGAAATGTGTTCTGCATTGGCGGGTAGAGCAGCTGAAGAACTTGAGTTTGGTAAAATATCTACGGGTGCTCTGAATGATCTTGAAAAAGTTACAAAACAGGCTTATGCAATGATCGCCTATTATGGTATGGGTAGGGGATTGGGTAATGTGAGTTATTTTGATTCCAGTGGACAAAATGAATATGGGTTCACAAAGCCTTATAGTGAAGATACAGCTCAGGTGATTGATCAAGAGGTGTCTAAGCTCATTGAAGAACAATATCAACGCGCAAAAGATATTTTAAGGAGTAATAAAGATAAGCACGCACAATTGGCTAACCTGCTTCTTGAACGTGAGGTTATTTTTAGCGAGGATTTAGAAGCTATTTTTGGGAAAAGAAAGGTAAATAAACATATTGTTCAGTTAGATGATAACGGACATGAGTCTTCTGAAGCGCCAAAAAGTGAAACGGATCAAAGTAAGGATGCCTCTCCTGATACAGAAAGTGAGAAGGAGTAG
- the rsfS gene encoding ribosome silencing factor has translation MTSKENNAAEQLVDAVVEGIQDKKGTNIAILDMREIDGSVCQFFVICDGDSNTQVGAIGDSVEDLVREKLGEKPYHIEGKENAEWVLVDYVDVVVHIFQRPIRSFYNLEELWADARRTDIENIF, from the coding sequence ATGACAAGTAAAGAAAATAACGCAGCTGAACAATTGGTAGATGCGGTTGTTGAAGGTATTCAAGATAAAAAAGGCACAAATATTGCTATTTTAGATATGCGTGAAATTGACGGCAGTGTCTGTCAGTTTTTTGTTATTTGTGACGGGGACAGTAATACACAAGTTGGTGCGATTGGTGATTCGGTAGAGGATTTGGTGAGAGAGAAGTTGGGAGAAAAACCGTATCATATTGAAGGGAAAGAAAATGCAGAATGGGTTTTAGTAGATTATGTGGATGTAGTAGTGCACATATTTCAGCGTCCCATACGTAGTTTTTATAACCTGGAAGAGTTGTGGGCGGATGCCCGACGTACCGACATAGAAAACATATTTTAG
- a CDS encoding biotin--[acetyl-CoA-carboxylase] ligase yields MSVQIPNNILHFEHLLSTNTKLKALKANVPEFTIVITDKQTAGKGQAGNYWESEANKNLTFSLLLKPIYIEIQDQFIISKAVALGIIHVFKDFSQDFSIKWPNDIYYRDKKIGGILIENTISRTTISDSIVGIGLNINQEYFTSDAPNPISLKNISGQDFELITILSKVVHAITAYVNDIKCGNSAKLNQLYLNNLYRRQGFHLYKDHHGEFMAQITGINEYGHLQLKTQTGEKRTYAFKEVTFIIH; encoded by the coding sequence ATGTCAGTACAAATACCCAATAACATATTACATTTCGAGCATTTACTTTCAACCAACACCAAACTGAAGGCATTAAAAGCGAATGTTCCTGAATTCACGATAGTAATTACAGACAAGCAAACAGCCGGAAAAGGCCAAGCAGGCAATTATTGGGAAAGCGAAGCTAACAAAAACCTCACTTTCAGCCTACTGCTCAAACCTATTTATATTGAAATACAAGATCAATTTATCATTTCAAAAGCGGTTGCGCTGGGAATTATTCATGTATTTAAGGACTTCTCACAAGACTTTTCGATCAAATGGCCCAACGACATCTATTATCGCGACAAAAAAATAGGCGGAATCTTAATAGAAAACACCATCTCACGGACTACCATAAGCGATTCCATAGTGGGCATTGGTTTAAACATCAACCAAGAGTATTTCACCAGTGATGCTCCCAACCCTATTTCTTTAAAAAACATCAGCGGGCAAGACTTTGAGCTTATTACCATCCTATCAAAGGTAGTACATGCCATCACTGCGTATGTTAATGACATAAAATGCGGAAACTCAGCAAAGTTAAACCAATTGTACCTGAACAATCTATACCGCAGGCAAGGTTTTCATCTATACAAAGATCACCATGGTGAGTTTATGGCACAAATAACCGGCATCAATGAATATGGACATTTACAACTCAAAACCCAAACCGGCGAAAAAAGAACTTACGCTTTTAAAGAAGTTACATTTATCATTCATTAG
- the pyrE gene encoding orotate phosphoribosyltransferase — protein MKKVSETIAKQLLQIKAIKLQPANPFTWASGWNSPIYCDNRKTLSYPEVRDYIKSGFVALVNELYPQVDVIAGVATGAIAQGALVADALDKPFVYVRSSPKGHGMENLIEGDISAGKNVVVIEDLISTGGSSLKAVDALRKEGCQVLGMAAIFTYGFQAAVDNFVEKEVTLHTLSDYQTLIEVAVQSGYVSSDDVKTLSNWRNDPAHWGK, from the coding sequence ATGAAAAAAGTATCAGAAACTATCGCAAAACAATTATTGCAAATTAAGGCAATTAAATTGCAACCAGCAAACCCATTTACGTGGGCTTCGGGATGGAATTCTCCTATTTATTGTGACAACCGAAAAACATTGTCATACCCAGAAGTGAGGGATTATATAAAGTCAGGATTTGTAGCTTTAGTGAATGAATTATATCCTCAGGTGGATGTTATTGCCGGTGTAGCTACTGGAGCAATAGCACAAGGCGCCTTGGTGGCAGATGCCTTGGATAAACCTTTTGTTTATGTGCGCTCTTCTCCGAAGGGGCATGGAATGGAGAACCTGATTGAAGGTGATATTTCTGCAGGTAAAAATGTAGTGGTTATAGAAGATCTGATTTCCACTGGAGGAAGTAGCCTAAAGGCCGTGGATGCATTGCGTAAGGAAGGTTGTCAAGTGTTGGGGATGGCCGCTATTTTTACGTATGGCTTTCAGGCTGCGGTAGATAATTTCGTTGAAAAAGAAGTGACGCTTCATACCTTGAGTGATTATCAAACTTTGATAGAGGTGGCCGTACAAAGCGGGTATGTATCGTCTGACGATGTGAAAACATTGTCTAACTGGAGAAATGACCCTGCACATTGGGGTAAATAA
- a CDS encoding NUDIX hydrolase → MYKVFFKDRIVFLTEDIERDLSPDFDAIFKYSNHKELLDFILNFERKQEIKKAYIYHHDINELMELFSACFKNINAAGGVVFNDHKEILFIHRLGVWDLPKGKAEKGETMEETALREVEEECAINPLKITRPLSPTYHTYTLKGRLILKKTYWYEMKYKGNASPTPQLEEDITKAQWIRANDIEEVTQNTYPSILEVLDEL, encoded by the coding sequence ATGTATAAAGTTTTTTTTAAGGATAGAATTGTTTTTTTAACAGAGGATATTGAAAGGGATCTCAGTCCGGATTTCGATGCAATATTCAAATACTCAAACCACAAGGAGTTACTTGACTTTATTTTAAACTTCGAAAGAAAACAAGAAATAAAGAAAGCCTATATCTACCACCATGACATCAATGAGCTAATGGAATTATTTTCCGCTTGCTTTAAAAATATAAATGCGGCCGGAGGTGTGGTATTCAACGACCACAAGGAGATTTTATTTATCCATCGCTTGGGTGTTTGGGATCTACCCAAAGGAAAAGCCGAGAAAGGAGAAACAATGGAAGAAACAGCACTACGTGAGGTGGAAGAAGAATGTGCGATTAATCCATTAAAGATTACCCGGCCACTATCTCCCACCTACCATACATATACATTAAAAGGACGGCTCATCCTAAAAAAAACCTATTGGTATGAGATGAAATACAAAGGAAATGCTAGCCCTACACCTCAGCTGGAAGAAGACATCACAAAGGCGCAATGGATCCGAGCCAATGACATTGAAGAGGTAACACAAAACACTTATCCAAGTATCTTAGAAGTATTGGATGAATTATAA
- a CDS encoding c-type cytochrome, which produces MKILSKIYLVLLFSLTAVACDNDRNKPGYSYFPDMEQSRSYETYSENPVLEGGVTNLMPVENTVPRGQIPYEFEKTDENRKLAGQVLHNPYIGTAMQGDAVIEGKRLYNIYCWHCHGDKGDGKGFLYTSGKYGYPPASLLADKVAGNPDGEIFHVISVGFGVMGAHQGQILPDDRWKIATYVREVLINGEGELAE; this is translated from the coding sequence ATGAAAATATTAAGTAAAATATATCTGGTTCTGCTATTTAGCTTGACGGCGGTTGCGTGTGATAATGATCGAAATAAACCGGGCTATAGTTATTTCCCTGATATGGAGCAGTCCAGGAGTTATGAGACTTATTCTGAAAATCCTGTTTTAGAAGGTGGAGTAACGAATCTGATGCCCGTAGAAAATACGGTTCCTCGTGGCCAAATCCCGTATGAATTTGAAAAAACAGACGAAAATAGGAAGCTGGCCGGACAAGTATTGCACAATCCTTATATTGGTACGGCTATGCAAGGAGATGCCGTTATTGAAGGGAAGCGTCTTTACAATATTTATTGCTGGCATTGTCATGGCGATAAGGGAGATGGTAAAGGTTTTTTGTATACCAGCGGCAAGTATGGGTATCCTCCTGCAAGTTTGCTGGCTGATAAAGTGGCTGGTAATCCTGATGGGGAAATCTTTCATGTGATCTCCGTTGGCTTTGGAGTGATGGGAGCACATCAAGGACAAATTTTACCTGATGATAGATGGAAAATTGCCACCTATGTGAGGGAAGTGCTGATCAATGGCGAAGGGGAGTTAGCTGAGTAG
- a CDS encoding DUF3341 domain-containing protein, with the protein MKNNKYVTGIFWDDKDLLDGIKEIQSKGIAIYDVRTPFPVHGLDDVLKLKRSRLPRLGFLAGAIGAIVAFWFQMWVFTESWPINFGGKPYLSVPSFIPVTFELAVLFAAISLVFGFLIRSGIGPGAPTIIFDERTSDDAFLVVILEDEDNGSERIQEVLTSVGAQEVKHVEPTKMQSDE; encoded by the coding sequence ATGAAAAATAATAAGTATGTAACCGGAATATTTTGGGACGATAAAGATCTCTTAGATGGGATAAAGGAAATTCAGAGCAAGGGCATTGCCATTTATGATGTACGTACGCCTTTTCCGGTGCACGGTTTGGATGATGTTCTAAAACTAAAAAGGTCGAGGCTGCCACGCTTGGGTTTTTTGGCTGGTGCCATAGGTGCTATTGTTGCTTTTTGGTTTCAAATGTGGGTGTTTACTGAAAGCTGGCCAATCAACTTTGGAGGTAAGCCATACCTGTCGGTGCCTTCATTTATTCCTGTGACATTTGAGTTGGCTGTATTGTTCGCTGCCATATCTTTGGTTTTCGGTTTTCTGATTCGTTCAGGAATAGGCCCGGGAGCTCCTACTATTATCTTTGATGAACGTACCTCGGACGATGCTTTTTTGGTAGTGATATTGGAAGATGAGGACAACGGATCGGAGCGGATTCAAGAGGTTCTGACGAGTGTTGGTGCGCAGGAAGTAAAGCATGTTGAACCTACTAAAATGCAAAGTGATGAATAA
- the nrfD gene encoding NrfD/PsrC family molybdoenzyme membrane anchor subunit yields MYVSPLREPLVTGSKSYKQVTDDIIKPMEGKPGPLWYAGLGLALLALGFGGFAIYVTVWDGIGTWGLNRTIGWGWGITNFVWWVGIGHAGTFISAILLLFRQKWRTSINRSAEAMTIFAVMCAGLFPLLHMGRLPLGFFVFPYPNTRDLWVNFNSPLLWDVFAISTYFTVSLLFWYMGLIPDIASIRDRLKEGLRKKIYTLLSFGWTGSARHWSRHESMSLILAGLAAPLVLSVHSIVSMDFATSVIPGWHTTIFPPYFVSGAVFSGFAMVLTLMIITRKALNLENYITVGHVESMNKVIIATGSIVGIAYITELFMAWYSGVVYERYAFVNRAFGPYWWAYWIMMTCNVITPQLFWFKKIRRNLAATFVISIFVNIGMWFERFVIIVTSLHRDFLPSSWSMYSPTWVEVGVYIGTFGLFFTLFFLFIRFFPVVAIAEVKGVLKSSGENFIRKGGQDEK; encoded by the coding sequence ATGTATGTATCACCATTAAGGGAGCCTTTGGTTACCGGGTCCAAAAGTTATAAGCAGGTAACCGATGATATTATAAAGCCCATGGAAGGAAAGCCTGGGCCACTTTGGTATGCAGGTTTAGGTTTGGCCTTGCTGGCGCTTGGATTTGGCGGTTTTGCTATTTATGTTACCGTGTGGGATGGTATTGGAACATGGGGACTGAATAGAACCATCGGATGGGGATGGGGTATCACTAATTTTGTATGGTGGGTAGGTATTGGCCATGCCGGTACTTTTATATCAGCCATCTTATTGCTCTTTCGTCAAAAGTGGCGGACAAGTATCAACCGTAGTGCGGAAGCCATGACCATCTTCGCAGTGATGTGTGCTGGATTATTTCCTCTCTTACATATGGGTCGTCTGCCCTTGGGTTTTTTCGTTTTCCCGTATCCGAATACGCGAGATTTATGGGTTAATTTTAATTCTCCATTACTCTGGGATGTGTTTGCCATATCCACTTATTTTACTGTTTCTTTATTGTTTTGGTATATGGGCTTGATACCAGATATTGCTTCCATACGTGATCGATTAAAAGAAGGGCTTAGGAAAAAGATTTATACCTTGTTGAGTTTTGGTTGGACCGGGTCTGCTCGTCATTGGTCTAGACATGAGAGTATGAGTTTGATTTTAGCGGGATTGGCTGCTCCACTGGTATTGTCGGTACACTCTATTGTAAGTATGGACTTTGCTACTTCGGTTATTCCTGGATGGCATACTACTATTTTTCCGCCTTACTTTGTTTCCGGAGCGGTATTTTCAGGTTTTGCTATGGTGCTAACATTAATGATCATAACGCGTAAAGCCTTGAATCTGGAAAATTACATAACCGTAGGGCATGTGGAGTCCATGAATAAGGTGATCATTGCCACGGGCTCAATTGTGGGAATTGCTTATATCACGGAGTTATTTATGGCATGGTATTCTGGAGTCGTCTATGAGCGATATGCATTTGTGAATCGTGCTTTCGGTCCCTATTGGTGGGCCTATTGGATAATGATGACCTGTAATGTGATCACACCTCAGCTATTTTGGTTTAAAAAGATACGGCGTAATTTGGCAGCCACTTTTGTGATATCCATCTTTGTAAATATAGGTATGTGGTTTGAACGTTTTGTGATTATTGTGACTTCATTGCATCGTGATTTTCTGCCTTCCAGTTGGTCTATGTACTCGCCAACCTGGGTGGAAGTGGGAGTTTACATAGGAACTTTCGGTCTGTTTTTTACCTTGTTTTTCTTGTTTATCAGATTCTTTCCTGTAGTAGCTATTGCAGAAGTGAAGGGAGTGTTGAAAAGCTCAGGGGAAAACTTTATTAGGAAAGGAGGCCAGGATGAAAAATAA
- a CDS encoding TAT-variant-translocated molybdopterin oxidoreductase, which produces MKKYWKSIEEYKQGAQDDHAHLPNKIQADEALKASRRDFLKYFGFSVASAAVLASCERPVKKAIPLLIQPEEVRPGIANFYASTFYNGGEAVPILVKVRDGRPIKIEGNDLCLMTEGGTSAQVQASLLNLYDESRPKNPSFKGEEVTWEKALGDISAGLKNVGDDKEIVFLTSTLISPSQKALFENLLSLYPNSRQLTLDSYSYSGIREAYKEAVGEAIIPMYHFQKAEVVVSFGADFLGTWLMPTFFTNQYVKNRKLDDGQKSISKHIHFEGFMSLTGSNADDRYVMKPSEEGRYVLSLYNEVARLMHLPTLKKGGLENEVNKVAQHLVNAKMSSLVISGSNDKNIQLLVIAINAMLGSFDSTIDMENEIKLYQGDDNAVAEFVSNCKAGKVGALLCVESNPAYNMPVDLSFQEAIDQVDLTVNITSQNEETSKLCQYVLPASHFLESWSDAEPISGLFTLTQPVIRPIYNTKSVSEILLSWSGDEASAYDYLHRYWDTHIIPASEDQPFISNWKKTLSAGLLTVDGRGKAKKWQLPELSSCAEGVLSEKTMDGLELIAYQSVPIGDGRMANNPWLQELPDPVSRVCWDNYFSVSPKLADEKGWSQGDVISVAGIELPVFIQPGNHDQVISAALGYGRTMEGPNPEVIGKDLKPLLNNSEGLVKYYAPVSSVKSTGGTYELATTQTHHSMEGRALIRETSLSEYLKDPASGNEMHAEVEKLHTSLYKEHEYNGHHWAMFIDLSSCTGCNACVVACSVENNVPVVGRDEVRRSHEMHWLRIDRYYTQAPDDPSSLRVVRQPVMCQHCDNAPCENVCPVAATNHSSEGINQMAYNRCIGTRYCNNNCPYKVRRFNWFDYNGADSIPFNRVDVTGMSSDLKRLVLNPDVTVRAKGVIEKCSFCIQRIQEKKMEAKKDGEPLRDGEIKTACEQGCPAKAITFGDMNDKNSAVSKMMKDPRRYHLLEELHTLPSVAYLTKVRNVEEKINSEPEHKTHS; this is translated from the coding sequence ATGAAGAAATACTGGAAAAGCATAGAAGAATATAAGCAAGGGGCTCAAGATGATCATGCACATTTGCCCAATAAAATCCAGGCTGACGAGGCTTTAAAGGCTTCTCGTAGAGATTTTTTGAAGTATTTTGGATTTAGTGTGGCTTCGGCTGCCGTATTGGCCAGTTGCGAAAGGCCTGTTAAAAAAGCGATTCCCTTATTGATTCAGCCTGAAGAGGTCCGTCCGGGTATTGCTAATTTTTACGCATCCACGTTTTATAATGGAGGCGAGGCTGTACCTATCTTGGTAAAAGTACGTGATGGACGTCCCATAAAAATAGAGGGAAACGACCTGTGTTTGATGACAGAGGGTGGAACTTCAGCCCAGGTTCAAGCCTCATTGCTAAATTTATATGATGAGTCTCGACCTAAGAATCCTAGTTTTAAGGGCGAAGAGGTCACCTGGGAAAAGGCACTTGGAGATATCTCAGCCGGATTAAAAAATGTTGGTGACGACAAGGAAATTGTATTTTTAACTTCAACGCTTATCAGTCCTTCTCAGAAAGCTTTGTTTGAAAACTTGTTGTCATTGTATCCCAATAGTCGACAGCTTACCTTGGATTCATATTCTTATTCAGGAATTCGGGAAGCCTATAAAGAGGCAGTTGGAGAAGCGATCATCCCTATGTATCATTTCCAAAAAGCAGAGGTGGTGGTTTCTTTTGGAGCTGACTTTCTGGGTACCTGGTTGATGCCTACATTTTTTACAAATCAATATGTGAAAAACAGAAAACTGGATGATGGACAAAAGAGTATATCCAAGCATATTCATTTTGAGGGTTTTATGTCGCTCACAGGTTCTAATGCAGATGACAGATATGTGATGAAACCATCGGAAGAAGGTAGATATGTGCTATCTCTTTATAATGAAGTGGCCCGTTTGATGCATTTGCCTACCCTGAAAAAGGGAGGATTGGAAAATGAAGTGAATAAGGTGGCGCAACACTTGGTCAATGCTAAAATGTCTTCATTGGTAATTTCAGGCTCCAATGATAAGAATATTCAACTTCTGGTAATTGCTATAAATGCTATGTTGGGAAGCTTTGATTCAACCATCGATATGGAGAATGAGATAAAACTTTATCAAGGGGATGACAATGCAGTAGCAGAGTTTGTAAGTAATTGTAAGGCAGGTAAAGTGGGTGCTTTGCTTTGTGTAGAGTCAAACCCCGCATATAATATGCCTGTTGACCTCTCCTTTCAGGAGGCTATTGATCAGGTTGATTTAACCGTAAATATCACTTCGCAGAATGAAGAAACAAGTAAGCTGTGTCAGTATGTGCTTCCTGCGAGTCATTTTTTGGAATCATGGAGTGACGCAGAACCAATCAGTGGTTTGTTCACTCTAACGCAGCCTGTTATTCGACCGATTTATAATACCAAGAGCGTTAGTGAGATATTGCTAAGTTGGTCGGGTGACGAAGCCAGTGCTTATGATTATCTTCATCGTTATTGGGATACGCATATTATTCCTGCGTCGGAGGATCAGCCATTTATCTCCAATTGGAAAAAAACACTCAGTGCTGGCCTACTGACAGTGGATGGTAGGGGGAAAGCGAAAAAATGGCAACTTCCGGAATTGAGTTCCTGTGCTGAAGGCGTGCTCTCTGAAAAAACGATGGACGGATTAGAGTTGATTGCTTATCAATCGGTGCCCATTGGAGATGGTAGAATGGCTAATAATCCATGGTTGCAGGAGTTGCCCGATCCGGTTTCCAGGGTCTGTTGGGATAATTATTTTTCGGTGTCGCCAAAGCTAGCAGATGAAAAAGGTTGGAGTCAGGGAGATGTTATATCAGTTGCTGGTATCGAGCTTCCCGTATTTATTCAGCCTGGTAACCACGATCAGGTGATTAGTGCTGCATTAGGTTATGGACGAACCATGGAAGGACCTAATCCGGAAGTAATAGGAAAAGACCTTAAGCCTCTCTTGAACAATAGTGAAGGACTTGTGAAATATTATGCTCCAGTAAGTAGTGTTAAAAGCACTGGAGGAACCTATGAGTTGGCCACCACCCAAACGCATCATTCTATGGAGGGACGAGCTTTGATTCGTGAGACTTCTTTAAGTGAGTATCTAAAAGATCCTGCCTCAGGAAATGAAATGCATGCCGAAGTAGAAAAGCTGCATACTTCTTTATATAAGGAACATGAGTATAATGGACACCATTGGGCTATGTTTATTGATCTGAGTTCATGTACTGGATGTAATGCTTGTGTGGTAGCTTGTTCTGTGGAAAACAATGTGCCAGTTGTTGGTAGGGATGAGGTTCGTCGTTCGCATGAGATGCATTGGTTGCGAATTGATAGATATTATACGCAGGCTCCGGATGACCCTAGTAGCTTGAGAGTTGTTCGGCAACCTGTCATGTGTCAACATTGTGATAATGCACCTTGTGAAAATGTTTGTCCAGTGGCGGCTACCAATCATAGCTCAGAAGGTATTAATCAGATGGCATACAACCGATGTATTGGAACCCGCTATTGCAACAATAACTGTCCATATAAAGTACGCCGTTTTAATTGGTTTGATTACAATGGAGCTGATTCCATTCCTTTCAACAGAGTGGATGTGACCGGAATGTCCAGCGACTTAAAAAGGTTAGTGCTTAATCCGGATGTGACTGTTCGTGCCAAAGGGGTTATCGAAAAATGTTCTTTCTGTATTCAACGTATCCAGGAAAAAAAAATGGAAGCAAAGAAAGATGGAGAACCATTGCGTGATGGAGAAATAAAGACGGCATGTGAGCAGGGCTGTCCTGCAAAAGCTATCACCTTTGGCGATATGAATGACAAGAATAGTGCAGTGAGCAAAATGATGAAAGACCCTAGAAGATACCACTTATTAGAAGAATTGCATACACTTCCAAGTGTTGCATACCTGACTAAAGTGAGAAATGTTGAAGAAAAAATTAATTCAGAACCTGAACATAAAACGCATAGCTAA